Within Candidatus Methylomirabilota bacterium, the genomic segment GACACGTCTAGGCTGAGCCCGAAGAACTTGGGGGACTCGAACCAATGCCCAACGCGGCCGCCCACCGAGAACGATTTATCGAAGCTGACATTCGAGACCAGGCCGGCCGTGGCCACGCCATCAAGATGCCCGTCGAGGGAAAAATGATGGCTCTCGGTGACACTCATGCCGCCGTACAGGTCGGTGAACCACTCTGCGGCTGCGGGACACACGCCGACGACAAGCCAGGTCAGCGCGACCGCCATCGTGACGAGTGATTTGGCCGGGAGCATATGGGCAGAACGTCTCTGCTCCCTAGCCAGCCGGTTCACCGCTGACGGTCAAAGCATCGACGTGGTTGCGGAACACTCTCGTATCGGTTGATCAATGTGCCGCTCGACTTCATGACCTCCCCATCGAAACGGTCTGGATGTCTCCCATGTCGAGCCGGGTGCCGGGCCCTTGGAGCCAGCGCTGGGTTGACGAGAGCGAGACGAGGGGCTAGTGGTCTTCGGACGCAGACGGTCGGGCGGACGACGTCGGGGAATCCCGCAGAAACTGTGTTCGTCGGCCGTGCCGAGTCGGAGCGAACACAATGAGCTTCGACGAAACATCCGGTGACTCGATCACATCGCTCACTCTGCCGACAGGCTGAGGGGATTCAGCGTGTGCTGGCGATGCAACGACTTCGCCCCTGGGCTGGACCACTCCATCCATGAAGAGCGCGTCGTTATCGAAGAAAAAGACGCCGGGGGTCGAAGGATCGACGAAGTCGACTCCGATGTAGAGCACGAGCAGGAGCGTCCAGTGACAGCCAAGCCTCATACGGGCAATATACTACGATGCCGGTTGCATGCCGGCATGCTCGGGAAGACGGTCGAGCCACGTTACACCAACGCGGACCTGGTTGATCAATTCGTCGGCGAACTCCGCGCAGCCAGCACTCGTTGAGATTTCAGAGCACCTTCCGAAGCTCCGTGAGCCCGCCACACGAGGCACGATCGCTTCACCACTGGACACAACAGAGCAACAAGCAGAGCCACGTCATCAATGCACCCCTCGGTTGCAGCTGGGTTGCATTTCTCGCCTCGATCTGCCACTTTTTGGCGTGTCCGATTTCGAAATATCGATGGCTTCGGGATCAGGAGGGCTCTTCGTAATCAGCAGGTCGTGGGTTCAAGTCCCACCGCCGGCTCCACTGTTCAGCTCTCCCGTCCACCCCACCGCACGGAGCGTGAGATGAGCGATCTGGGTCGTCGCGAGGAGATCCGGGTGCCCGGCATGTCCGAGCCCATCAGTCACTTCACCCACGTCGTCAAGGCGGGACGCCTCGTCTTCGTCTCGGGCTGCGTCGCGACGGATGCGCAGGGACGCACGGTCGGCGGCGCCGACGTCACCGCGCAGGCCCGCCAGGTGCACGAGAATCTCAAGCGGTGCCTGGCCGCGGCCGGCGCGACGTTCGCCGACGTGTGCAAGGTCACCGTGTTCCTGAAGAACGTCGCCGACCGCGAGAAGATCAACGTCGCCCGCACGGAGTACTTCGGCACGCACCGCCCGGCCAGCACGCTGGTCGAGATCTCGCGCCTCGTGCGCGACGACCTGCTGGTGGAGATCGAGGCGATCGCCGTCCTGCCTGGATGACCGAGGGGATCGCGCCGATCCTCGATCGGGCGCGCGCGCTCAGCGCGCAGGGGCGCTGGGCCGATGCCGAGGCGGCGTACCGCGAGGCGCTCGGCCGCCGCCCCGACGACGCGCAGGCGCACGTCGGGCTCGGCTGGGCGCTGCGGCGGCAGCGCCGCCCCGACGAGGCGGAAGCGGCGTTCCGACGCGCGGTCGCGCTCGCGCCGGCGAGCGCGTCGGCGCGCGTGGAGCTCGGCGGCGCGCTCTTCGAGCAGGGGCGGTACGCTGAGGCGGCCGCGGCCTTCGCCGAGGCGGTCCGCCTGCGTCCCGACTTCGCGAAGGCTCACGTGAGCCTCGGCCTGGCGCTCGCGCGGCAGGGCGCGTGGGCGGACGCCGAGGCGGCGCTCCGCGAGGCGCTCCGGCTGCGGCCGGGCGATCCGGTGGCCCGCGCGAACCTCGGCACGGTGCTCCGCCGTCAGCGCCGGCCGGCGGAGGCCGAGGCGATCCACCGCGAGGCGCCGCGCCGCGCCGCGACGTCGCGAGTCGAGCTGGCCGTCGCGCTCTACCAGCAGGCGAAGTACGCGGAGGCGGCCGAGGCGTTCCGCGCGGCGCTCGCGGAGCACCCGCGGCACGCGAGGGCGCGGCTCGGCTGGGGCCTCGCTCTCGAGCGCCAGGGCCGCCTCGCCGAGGCGATCGACGCCTACCGCGAGGCGGTGCGCGTCTGTCCCGACGACGCGAGCCTCCACCAGCGGCTCGGCCTCGCGCTGCGGCGCCGCCACCGCTACGGGGAGGCCGTCGCGGCGTTCCGCGAGGCGATCCGCTGGGCGCCCCGCGACGCGCGCTCCCACCACCACCTCGGCGTCGCCCTCGAGCGCCACGGCCACCACGACGAGGCCGCGGCGGCGTTCCGCGCCGCCATCCGTCTGCGCTCGCGCCACGTGCGTTCGTACCTCGGCCTGGCGGCGACGCTGCGGCGCCAGGGCCGGTGGGCGGAGGAGGCGGCGACGTACGCGGACGCGCTCCGGGTGACGCCCGACGACGCCGACCTCCTCGCGGGCCGCGGACTCGCCCTCGGCGCCGCCGGCGACTACGCGGCCGCCGCCGACGCGTTCCGCCGGGCGCTCGCGTTCCGGCCCGACGACGCCGACCTCCACTACGAGCTCGGCGTCGCGCTCGGCCGGCAAGGGCGCCACGCGGACGCGGAGACGGCGCTGCGCGAGGCGGTGCGCCTCAAGCCCGACTCGCTCAAGGCGCGCGCCAACTTCGCGCTCGGCCTCGGGCGCCAGGGCCGCCACGCCGAGGCGGAAGCGGCCTATCGCGAGGCGCTCCCGCTCCGGCCGCGGCACCCCGCGCTCCACCGCGGGCTCGGCGTGTCGCTCTACTGGCAGGGCCGCTACGACCTCGCCGAGACGGCATTCCGCGAGGCGATCCGGCTCAAGCCCGACTACGTGCGCGCCCACTGCGACCTCGGCGAGATGTTCGTCGAACGCGGGCGCTGGGCGGAGGCCGAGGCCGTCTACCGCGCCGCCACGCGCATCGCGCCCGAGTCGGTGACGGCGCAGACGGGGCTGGGCGGCGTGCTGCAGGCGCTCGGGCGCCAAGCGGAGGCAGAGGCCGCGTGTCGCGAGGCGATCCGGCTCGACTTCGACGAGGCGCGCGCGCACTTCGTCCTCTGGGACGCGCTCGAGGCGCAGGGCCGCTTCCGCGCGCTCCGCGAGGCGGCGCGTGCCGTCGTGGCGCGCCGGCCCGACCACGCCGACGCCCACGCGCGGCTCGGGCGGGCGCTCTACGAGGAGGGGCGCTTCGCGGAGGCGCGCGCGGCGTACGAGACGGCGGTGCGCCTCAACCCCGGCGTCGCGCGGTTCCGCGAAGGGCTCGCGCGCGTGCTAGGGAAGCTTCAGTAGCTCGCGGAACTTTTCGAGGTCGCGCGCCGGCGCGTCGGGGTGCCGCGCCACGAGCGCGTACACGCCGGCCGGATCGCTCTCGATGCCCCGGCTCGCGCGCGCGAAGACGCGGACGAGGGTCCGCGCCTCCTTCTCCGCCTTCGCCGTCGCGGCCGCGTGGGCGAGGCGCCCCGCCCACTCGAGCACGCGGCTGTCGAGCTTCACGAAGCCGGTGACCGTCGTCGTGATCAGGCTGCGGCTGTCGGGCGCGGGCTGGGCCGCGTACTCGATGACGACCACGGCCTGCCCGTTGATCCGCGGGAGGAACCAGGTCTTGTAGGAGCCGCGTGCGTACATCATGCGCGTGCCGCTCGTCGCGTAGACGACCATGAACCGCCCGGTCGCGCCCCAGCCGTCGTCGAGCCAGAGCCCGCCGGCGTCGCGCCAGATCCGATACCGCGCGAGCTTGAGCGCGCGCGTGACGTGGGCCGCGAGCTCGGGGTGGTCGAGGAGGTACTCGAAGACGTCGCGCCGCGTGACGAAGGGCTCGCCGTCCGCGCGCGTCGCGACCGAGGCCTGCTCGCTGACCTCGGCGAGGAGGAGCCGCTCGGCCGGCGCCAGGTCGGCGGGCAGCGTGAGGGCCGGCCGGGCCGCGAACGCGCTCCCGACGAGCCCCAGGAGCGCCGCGGCGGCGAGGACGAGAGCCGGCGTCGGAGGACGGGGCCGCTTCCGCACGGTCGAGGCTCATTATGTCATGACGCTTGACGTGGACCCGCCCCGTCCGTAGGCTCGGGGGACTACCGAGACGGTTCGCAACGGTTCCGCGCCCCGGCCGGGGCGAGAGGGCAGGGGATGTACCAGCACCTCTTCGCGATCGTCGAGCGCCTTCCGGCGTTCTGGCGCACGCCCGCGTCGTCCCTCGGCGCCGTCGCGGCGCGCCCCGTGGACGAGCTGACCCTCCTCGCGAGCCCGTGCGAGGGCGTGCCCGAGGCCAACGCGCGGACGCTCGCGAGCCACCACGACGTGGTCAGCTCGACGCTCGACGCGGCCGCGGTCCTCCCGTTCCGCTTCGGCACCGTGGTGCCGGCGACGGAGCTCCCCGACTGGCTCGAGGCGCACCGGACGCGGATCCGCACGACCCTGACCGAGCTGCGCGGCCAGGTGGAGATGAGCGTCAAGCTCCTGCGGCTCCACTGCGGGCACGGCGCGGACCGCGCGTGCCCCGAGTGCGCCGGCGGCGCGCCCGGGGCCGCGGAGCTCGGCGACCTCGCCGAGCGCCTTGTCGAGCGCGCCGGCGTGGCCCGCTGGCGCTTCTCCTCCTCGGCCCACGGCGACAACATCGCCGGCTCGGTCGCGTTCCTCGTCCCGCGGCAGGAGGTGCACGCCTTCCTCGCGCGCATCGCACCGGTCGCGTCGCACGCCGCGGGGATCGCGGTGGTCCCGACGGGGCCGTGGCCCGCCTACTCCTTCGCCGGAAATTTCGATCGCCTGCCGCTCGCGCGCGTGCCGGCGGCCCCGCCGTCCGGGGAGCGCCGGCTCGGCTAGGACCGGGCGCGCCGGCGCGCCTTGCCCCGCCGTGGCGTTGTGGGATAGGCTCGACGGCCCAGGAGGGTGGGGATGAAGCGGCTGCGCCGCGCCGCCGTCGAGGAAATGATGGAGAAGCGCCCGGACGCGACGCTCGAGGCGGCGCTCGAGGTGTTCGAGGTGTTCGCGAGCGGATCGCTGACGGACGAGGTGTACATCTTGGACGACGTCGGCGGCAAGTGCATCGCCATCGCCCCGACGGCGCTCAAGGAAAAGTACCGGCGGGGGTGAGCCATGGCCATACTCGTGATCTCGCACCAGATGGGCGCGGGCGGCCCGGAGATCGGCATGGCGCTCGGGCAGCGGCTCGGCTATCGCTACGTGAACCAGGAGCTCCTGCTCGACGCGGCGCGCCGGTACGGGCTCGCCGAGGAGCGGCTCTCGCACCTCGATGAGTCGAAGCCGACCCTCTTCGAGCGGTTCGACACCGAGACCCGGCACCACATCACCGTCCTCCAGACGACGCTCCTCGAGTTCGCCGAGCTGGACAACGCCGTGCTCATGCGCGGCGGCGGCCAGTGGCTCCTGCGCGGCGTGCCGCACGCGCTGCGGGTGCGCCTGATCGCGCCGTTCGAGCATCGCGTGAAGCAGTGGATCAAGCGCACCGCCGAGATGACGGGCGAGGCGCCCACGCAGCGCGCGGCCGCCGACTTCGTGCGGCGCGACGACTCGGAGAAGGCGGGCCGGATGCGCTATCTCTACGAGGTGGACATCTCGGACCCGAACCTCTACGAGCTTATCGTGAACGTCGAGAAGCTCGTGTACGGCGCGGTGGTCGAGATGCTCGCCGGGCTCGTGCGTCGCCCGGAGATGGCGACGAGCCCGGAGGGGCAGCAGCTCGTCGCCTCGCGGGCCCTCGCCTCCCGCGTGCAGGTCGCGCTCGCCACGCACCCGGAAACGCGCCGGTACCGGATCACCGTCGAGGCGCAGGGCGGCGTGATCACGCTCGAGGGCACCGCCGCGCTGGACCGCGCGGTCGGGGTGGCGCGCACTGTCCCCGGGGTGAAGGAGGTCAAGACCCAGCAGCTCGAGATCCCGCCGATCCCGCCCTTCGTCGCCTAGCGACATGGGGGGTCCCGACATGGCCCCCCATACCCCCCCAAAGTTCGGCCGTCAGCGTCGCGGCCCCGGGGCGTCGGCGCCCGCGCGGTCCGGCGCCTCGGCGATCGTGAGCTGGACGCTCTTGCGCTCCTTGTTGCGCACGAGGCCGAGCGTCACCGCCCGGCCCACCTCGGCGTCCGCCGAAAGGCGCTGGAGGTGGTGATAGTCGTCCACGGTCGTGCCCTGGAAGGTGACGATCACGTCGTTCTGCTGGAGGCCGGCCGCGGCGGCGGGGCTCCCCGGGTACACGCGCGCGACGACGGCGCCGTGCGTGTCCCGCATCCCGAGCGCCTGCGCGAGCTCCGGCGTCAGCGGCTGCATGGCGACGCCGATCCAGCCGCGGGTCACGCGGCCGCGATCGATGAGCTGGCTCGTGACGCGCCGGACCATGTTGGCCGGGATCGCGAAGCCGATGCCCTGGCCGGTCGCGACGATGGCCGTGTTGATGCCGATCACCTCGCCCCTGAGGTTCACGAGCGGACCGCCGGAGTTGCCGGGGTTGATCGACGCGTCGGTCTGGATGAAGTTCTCGTAGGTCGAGATGCCGACGTCGGCACGCCCGGTGGCGCTGACGACGCCGACCGTCACGGTCTGGTCGAGCCCGAACGGGTTGCCGATCGCGATCGCCCACTCGCCGACCCGCAGCGCGTCGGAGTCGCCGAGCGCCGCCACCGTGAGCGGCACGGTCGGCTCGAAGCGGATCACCGCGAGGTCGGTCTTCGCGTCGGAGCCGACGATCCGTCCGCGGAACTCCTCCTTCGAGGCGAGCCGCACGGTCACGCCGTCGGCGCCGCGGACGACGTGGAGGTTGGTGAGCACGTAGCCGCGCTTGTCGATGATCACGCCCGAGCCCAGTCCTGGCTGGTGGAACTCCTCGCGCCGGCCCGGACCACGGCCGAAGAACTGGTCGAAGAAGTCCTTGAAGGCCGGATCGTCGGCGAACGGTCCCGGGATCGCGGGCGCCCGCCGGGGACGGGCAACCTGTACGGTCCCGATGTGCACGACGGCGGGCCGGACGCGCTCGGCGACCTGGACGAAGGCCGACTGGAGCGCGTCGGCGGGGGAGACGGGGGTCGGCGCGATCTCACGCACTGCGGCACGGCCGGTATAGAGGATCGCGTGCGTCCAGAACCCAGCGCCGGCAAAGGCGAAACTGGCGCTGAAGACGAGGATCGCGCGGCCAGTCTTTGAGGGCATCGGGCTCGCTTCCGCGGCCGGCTCGCGCTCGGCGCGGGGGCGGAGGAGAATGTTAGCGACCGCGGAGGCCGAGTGTCAAGGAAACTATTGCAATCATGTATTTTCCTTGACGCTCCAAAGCTCGAAAAGCGACAATGACGTAATAGTTAACGAAGTCTTCAGAACCCATATGATACGGCATTTCTTACGCAGGACCTTCTGCGTCACACTGATCTTGTCCCTGCTGGCGCCAGGTCTGGGGGCGGCACAGCAGCCCGCCCCGGTTCTGCCGGTGCCCGCGACGTCGGTCCCTGTTCGGGGCTCGGTGCCCGTCCCGATCCCCCCGGGGAGCCGCACCATCCCCGGCCCCGACTACCGGCTGGGTCCCGGCGACGTCCTGGACGTGCAGATCGCGGGCCGCCTCGAGGTCATCCGCTCCCAGGTCGTCGTCGACCTCGAGGGCGCGATCAGCATGCCGCCCATCGGCTCGATCCCGCTCGCGGGCCTCACGCTGCTCGAGGCGCATCGCCGCGTCGCCGAGCGCGCGCACGCCGTGTACAAGTTCGTGGAGATCACGCTTGCCGTCGCCGCGCCGCGCGCCTTCGAGATCACCGTGTCGGGCGAAGTCGACCGGCCCGGCACGATGCTGGTGACCGCCACCCGGCGGCTCCACGACGTCATCCTGGAAGCGGGCGGCGTCACGCCGCGCGGCAGCATGCGCCGCGTCCTCGTGCGCCGGAAGGCCGACGCCGAGTTCGATCTGCTGCGCTTCGAGCTCAAGGGCGACCTCTCGCAGAACCCGTTCGTCGAGGAGGGCCTGCGGATCGTCGTGCCGCCCAAGGGTCCGTCGGTGACGCTCGCAGGCGCCGTGCGGCGGCCGGGCGAGTACGAGATCGGGCCGGACGGCTCGCTCGCCGCGCTGCTCGAGCTCGTCGGCGGCCTCGGCCAGGCGGCGGCCGGGACGGAGGCGCGGCTGACGCGCGTCGGCGCCGACGGCCGCAAGGAGACGCTCGCGCTCGACCTCCTCACCGCGCTCCTGCCGCCGGCCGACGTGAAGCTCCAGGCCGGCGACGCGCTCTTCGTGCCGCCGCTCTCCGTGCTCCAGGACGTCGTCGAGGTCCGCGGCGCCTTCGTCGGCACGGCGGACTCGAGCAAGACGAGCGTCGCCGGCAAGGCGACGATCGTGCAGCGCTTCGAGCTCGCGCAGGGCGACCGCGTCCGCGACATCGTCCAGCGCGCCGGCGGCGCCGCCGCCTACGCCGACCTGCGGCTCGCGGTGATCGAGCGCGGCGGCCAGACGGGGCCGCGGCAGCGGATCCCGGTCGACCTGCAGCGGCTGCTCGTCGACAAGGACGAGGCGCAGAACGTCCTCCTCCAGAATGGCGACGTCCTCCAGCTGCCCATCGTCGAGGACAAGATCTACGTTGTCGGCGAGGTCAAGCTGCCGGGCGGCTTCGACTACCGCCCCGACCTCACGCCGCGCGAGTACGTCACGCTCGCGGGCGGGCCGACGAACCGCGCGAAGCTCCGCGCGACGTCCGTGATCTTCCGCAATGGGCGCGCGTACGCGATGGCCGACGCGCCGCCGCTCGAGCCGGGCGCGGTCGTCACGGTGCCCGAGGTGGCGGTGAAGTGGTGGCAGGACTATCTGCAGATCGCGTCGGTCCTCGCGGGGCTCGTCACCGCGTACACCGGTGTCTACATCCTCTTCAACGGCCCGTTGAGCCGCGGCGGCCTGTAAGCGATGTACGAAGCGTACTGGGAGCTCACCGAACCGCCCTTCGACAACTCGCCGAACCCGAAGTTCTTCTATCTCTCGCCCGATCACGAGGAGGCCCTGGTGCGGCTCGTCTACACGGTCCGCCACCGCAAGGGCTGCGGGATGCTCACGGGCGAGTACGGGTGCGGCAAGACGACGCTCTCGCGCGCGCTCATCCAGCGCCTTGAGGCGGAGCGCTACGAGATCGGGCTCCTGACGAACCCGAGCTGGACGCCGGTCGACTTCCTCCGCGAGGTCCTCTACCAGCTCGGCGTGGAGACGGAGGAGAAGAACAAGCCCGAGCTCCTCCACATGCTGAACGACGTGTTCTTCCGGAACTACCAGGCCGGGCGCGACAGCGTCGTCATCGTGGACGAGGCGCAGCTCATCGACGACGATGCCGTGTTCGAGGAGCTCCGCCTGCTCCTGAACTTCCAGACCGACGACCGATTCCTCGTGACGCTCCTCCTCATCGGCTCGCCCGAGCTCGCCAGCAAGGTGCGGCGCCTGAAGCACCTCGACCAGCGGATCACGCTCCGCTACCACCTGAACACGCTCGACTACGCGCACACGGCGAACTACATCGCGCACCGCCTGAAGATGGCGGGCCAGGCGAAACAGCTCTTCAACGAGGAGGCGATGAAGCTCATCTTCGATTTCACGCGCGGCACCCCGCGCGAGATCAATAACCTCTGCGACGTCGCCCTCCTCGTCGGCTACTCGAAGCGCGTGAAGGAGATCGGGGAGAAGATCATCGCCGAGGTCATCAAGGACATGGTGGGAGTCTCCTGATGGTGCGGATGAGCGACCTCGTCCGCGGCACCGTCAGGCCGAGGCCCGCGGCCGAGAAGGCGCCGGCCGCCGAGCGGCCGGCGCCGGCCTCGGGGACCGGCGTCCCGCCGGCGCTCCCGCGCACGCGCCTCGCGGCCGTGGCCCCGGCACCCGCGCCGGCGCCCCCGGCGCCGCCGCAGGCCGAGCCCCCGGCGCCGCCGCAGGCCGAGCCCGCGCCGCGGCCCCCGGCGCCGGAGACGCCCCCCGCGGCGGCCGCGCCGGTCGAGGCGCCGGGCGAGAAGGTCGAGGCGCTCCACGGCGAGCTGCAGGAGTTTCTCGCGCGGGTGCGTGAGCTCGTGCGCGGGGGCGGGCCGTTCCCGTGGGCCGAGCTCGAGGGGCTGATGGCGCGCGTGGTCGTGTCGCTCGAGCGCTCCGGGGACCTCTTCTGGGCGGCGAACAACCCCGCCGCGCCGCCAGGGGTCGACTACCTCGCATTCCACCAGGCCCGCGTCGCGGTGCTCGCCGTCCGGATCGGCATGGACGTCGGCTACGAGCGCCGGCGGCTCATTCTGCTCGGCATGGCGGGCTGCCTCATCGACATCGGCCTCTGGCAGCTCCCCGAGGGCGTGCTCCGGAAGGTCGACGCGCTCTCGCCCGAGGAGCAGACGCAGTACCAGTCGCACCCGCGCCTGGGCGCCGAGCAGCTGCGCCGCTGGTCACCGCCCTACGAGGGGCTGGTCGAGGCTGTGCTGCATCACCACGAGCGCGAGCAGGGGCAGGGCTTCCCGCTGGGGCTCGCCGCCACGGCGATCAACCCGGACGCGAAGATCCTCGGCCTGGTGGACACGTACGCGGGGCTCACCGTCCCGCCGACCTCGCGGCCGCGGATCCGGCCGCACGAGGCGATCCGCGACATCGTGCGCGGGAAGCACGAGTCCTTCCCGTCCGCGCTCGTGAAGGCGCTGCTCTCCGAGGTGTCGGTCTTCCCGCCGGGCACGCTCGTGCGCCTCAACACGGGCGAGGTGGGCCGTGTCGTCGCCGTGAACCGGAGCCATCCGCTCCGGCCGCGCCTCGAGATCATCGCCGACGGCAAGGGCCACCGCCTGGCCGCGCCGAAGACGACGGACCTCGCCGAGGCGCCCTTCCTCTACGTCACCGGTCCCGTCGCGGAGGGCGGGCGGTGAGCGCCGGGGAGGTTCGCTAGTGGCGCAGTACGAGATGAACCTCCGCGACTACTGGCTGATCGTCCGCCGCCGCCGGCTGATCATCATCACCTCGACGGTGCTCGTCGCGCTGTTCAGCTTCTGGTTCGCCAAGCAGAAGGTCCCGATCTACCAGGCGACCGCCGCGGTCAGGTACGAGCAGTCCACGCAGCTCTCGGGCCTCCTGGTGGAGGTGCTGTCGTACTCGACCGCGGACAACATCGAGACGCAGGTCACGATCATCAAGAGCTACCCGATCCTCGAGGAGGTCGCGAAGCGGCTCGGCCGGCTGCCGCAGACGGTCTCCGGCGAGGCGCTCCGGGAGTCGAAGACCTACTGGGGGGCGCTCGACGCGATCGCCTCGAAGATCAAGGTCACGCGCGTGCCGACCACCAGCATCCTCGAGATCGCGGTCACCTCGACCAACCAGCGCGAGGCGCGCGACATCGCGAACGCCGTGACCGACGCCTACCGCGACTACAACCGCACGCAGCGGAACCTCCGTCTCACGGAGGCGCGCAAGTTCATCGAGGGCCAGCTCAAGGACGTCGAGGCGCGTGTCAAGCGCGCCGAGGCGGAGGTGTGGGCGTTCCGGGAGGCCAACCGGATCATCTCGCCCGGCGCCGAGTCGGCCGTGCTGCTCTCGCTCTTCACGCAGGTGCGCGGGGACATCGAGAAGGCCCGCCAGCAGCGGACCGAGCTCGAGCTCGTGCAGCAGCGGCTCGCGCGGAGCGACACGGTCGGCGCGGCCGAGCGCGTCTTCGTGGACACGACGAACCCGGCGGTGCAGCGGCTCCAGTCGATGTACTCCGAGCTCCTGCTCGAGCGGAACAACCTCGCACTCGAGGTGACCGACAAGCACCCGCGGCTCCAGGCGCTCGAGGACCGCATGCGCGAGGTGCGCATGGAGATGCGACGCGAGGTCGCGGCCCAGATCGCGGCGCTCCGGAGCCGCGAGGAGATCCTCAGCCGCCAGATGGGCGAGCTCCTGCAGAAGAACCGTGAGATCCCCGAGGTCGAGCTGGCGATGCAGCGCCTCCAGCGGGAGGCGAAGAACAACGACGACCTCCTCACGCTCCTGAAGGCGAAGCACCAGGAGGCGCTGATCAAGGAGTCGGAGAAGATCGAGGAGGTGACGCTCGTCCGGCCCGCCGTCGAGCCGGAGGCGCCGGTCGGCACCGAGGCGCTGAACACCGTCCTCGTCGGCGCGCTCGTCGGCCTGTCGCTCGGCCTGGTCCTGGCGTTCGTGCAGGAGACGCTCGACACGTCGATCGGCACGATCGAGGACGTCGAGGCATATCTGGAGGTGCCCGTGCTCGGCGTGATACCGCACATCGACGCGCGCGAGACGGTGCAGCGCATCCTGGCGCGGCGCCCCTCGCTGGCGCAGATGGAGCCGGACGCGCTGCTGAGCCACGCCCTGCTCATCACGCACTTTGATCCGAAGTCGCCGGTCGCGGAGGCGTACCGCACGCTCCGGACGAACATCCAGTTCGCGCGCCTGGAGCGCGCCGGCAAGCTCCTCGTCATCACGAGCCCGACGCTCCAGGAGGGCAAGACGACGACGATCGTGAACCTCGCGATCACGATGGCGCAGAGCGGCCAGCGGACGCTGCTCGTCGGCTCGAACATGCGTCGCCCGAGCATCCATCGCTTCTTC encodes:
- a CDS encoding polysaccharide biosynthesis tyrosine autokinase produces the protein MAQYEMNLRDYWLIVRRRRLIIITSTVLVALFSFWFAKQKVPIYQATAAVRYEQSTQLSGLLVEVLSYSTADNIETQVTIIKSYPILEEVAKRLGRLPQTVSGEALRESKTYWGALDAIASKIKVTRVPTTSILEIAVTSTNQREARDIANAVTDAYRDYNRTQRNLRLTEARKFIEGQLKDVEARVKRAEAEVWAFREANRIISPGAESAVLLSLFTQVRGDIEKARQQRTELELVQQRLARSDTVGAAERVFVDTTNPAVQRLQSMYSELLLERNNLALEVTDKHPRLQALEDRMREVRMEMRREVAAQIAALRSREEILSRQMGELLQKNREIPEVELAMQRLQREAKNNDDLLTLLKAKHQEALIKESEKIEEVTLVRPAVEPEAPVGTEALNTVLVGALVGLSLGLVLAFVQETLDTSIGTIEDVEAYLEVPVLGVIPHIDARETVQRILARRPSLAQMEPDALLSHALLITHFDPKSPVAEAYRTLRTNIQFARLERAGKLLVITSPTLQEGKTTTIVNLAITMAQSGQRTLLVGSNMRRPSIHRFFGIEREPGLSDILVGSVQWRDCIRTVADILMGRFEMEDVMSAPGLDNLHIIEAGPIPANPSELLSTPAMTAFLRTVREEYDIVLIDTPPVLPVTDSAIVSSQADGVVLVYQAGKVGRLVLKRAKIHIENVGGKVWGVVLNDVKTEIAGYAYTHYYTHYYGEETVVDPGKERLQRVGGFFRRLLRRGEAPKERAGVELPPETPQPPAAAAAVERPPAAVEPPARPARKPRRGARRGFLLALVVVLAGAAAAGVFAWRAGWLAGWLPADLRPKALLLLRQKLDTPRPTVPAPGAPPAPALVTPAPARAPVAPAPSAPAPAPARSAPPSPAPAPSAPAVSTTPPPATGVRFALEFGPFVTQAEADRVERRLSQAGYATARSRQRQTGAAVYAVVVEKVPSAREAQAVVAALRAQGFGDAVVVGSAEPLGVRVGAPLPLRGAVQLAERLRAAGYQVRVAAQPGEATTFTIRHGNFATAEEARAKSEELMRAGLANQVVRAK